Proteins from a single region of Diorhabda sublineata isolate icDioSubl1.1 chromosome 2, icDioSubl1.1, whole genome shotgun sequence:
- the LOC130440790 gene encoding phospholipase A2 inhibitor, translated as MKNELLLLFLQLNLVFGTVNKCGYNLLQQCYCGLQFHDNRSMFVVECAGLGFTNTDMLRELPDETEMLIFTGNHVGTLPSNVFGENRNMTNLRIIDMSNNGIQDIKGKAFHHVIGVTRLILNHNNISISAQYDKNFHHPRVFSNFINLEELHLTNAFADNTGAALADDLHDIFVNSNLTKLYKIHLEQNEIKNFKDDRVFCDLPNIHDIYLGNNNIPSLNFNITCLPKLRYLDLEKNNITKFSYQDLENFDKLAYPYRTTQNLTLDIDGNPFRCDQAINNLYNWLHKTNVKVRDLEMLQCHQIKYGTEYIMNLKILAESKNAKISQALTVLLIVLVFILLTLLSAYAYLKKDSVKSSLSPIFESVTRKVQYNKIESQDVYV; from the exons ATGAAAAACGAGCTGCTTCTGTTGTTCTTACAACTCAATTTGGTTTTTGGAACAGTTAACAAATGTGGCTACAACCTTTTACAACAATGTTACTGCGGCCTGCAATTTCATGACAACCGATCTATGTTCGTGGTGGAATGTGCTGGACTGGGTTTCACTAATACGGATATGCTACGAGAACTTCCTGATGAAACGGAGATGTTGATTTTTACTGGAAATCATGTGGGGACTTTACCTAGTAACGTATTCGGGGAGAACAGAAATATGACTAACTTGAG AATTATCGATATGAGTAACAATGGAATTCAAGATATTAAAGGAAAAGCTTTTCATCATGTAATAGGTGTGACGCGTCTTATTCTTAATCACAACAACATCTCAATATCTGCTCAATACGATAAAAACTTCCATCACCCCagagttttttccaatttcattaatttagaaGAATTACATCTAACTAACGCTTTCGCAGATAATACAGGAGCTGCATTAGCTGACGATCTTCATGACATTTTTGTCAACAGTAATCTCacgaaattatacaaaatacaTCTGGAGCAGAACGAGATTAAAAACTTTAAAGACGATAGAGTGTTTTGTGATTTGCCTAATATACATGATATATATTTGG GTAACAACAACATCCCTAGCCTGAATTTTAATATAACCTGCTTACCTAAACTACGTTATTTAGATTTGGAAAAGAACAACATCACGAAATTCTCTTATCAGGACCTggaaaatttcgataaattgGCTTATCCTTATAGGACAACCCAAAACCTTACTCTAGATATTGACGGCAATCCCTTCCGATGCGACCAAGCTATAAATAATCTCTACAATTGGTTGCATAAAACCAACGTGAAAGTAAGAGATTTGGAAATGTTACAATgccatcaaataaaatatggaactgaatatataatgaatttgaaaatattggcGGAATCTAAAAATGCCAAAATCTCTCAAGCGTTAACTGTACTATTAATAgtacttgtttttattttgttgactCTTCTGAGCGCTTAcgcttatttgaaaaaagatagtGTAAAAAGTAGCTTGAGTCCAATTTTCGAGAGCGTTACAAGAAAAGTAcagtataataaaatagaatctCAGGATGTTTATGTTTAA